AACTGCTCGTGCTCGACAGAGTGGGACTGGCAGTGGCAGGAGTCGTCTGCCTCACTCTGGTAGTAGCAGTGTTTATCGCCAAACTGGTAGGATGCAGCCTGCCAATGTTTGCCAAGAAGATCGGCTTTGACCCCGCGGTCATGGCCAGTCCTTTTATTACGACGATTGTGGATGCCATTTCTCTGATCGTGTATTTTCAGATTGCCACGGTGATGTTATCGATCTGACGGGGCGGCTGCGGAAGCGGATGCCGGAAAATTTGTCGGAGAGAGCCGGAGTATGGAAACCGGAATCAGAGAAGTCTGAGTGATAAATGCAAGAGGAGAAATTATGAAACTGATTTCATGGAATGTCAACGGTCTGCGCGCCTGTGAAGGAAAAGGGTTTTCGGACTTTGTGCGGACACAGCAGCCGGATATCCTGTGTGTGCAGGAGACGAAGCTGCAGCAGGGGCAGATCGAACTGGATCTGCCGGAGTATGAGATGTACTGGAACTATGCGGAGAAGAAGGGGTATTCCGGTACCGCACTGTTTACGAAGATAAAACCGACAACTGTGTCATATGGAATCGGCGTGGCCGAGCATGACCGGGAAGGCCGTGTAATCACTGCGGAATATGAGAATTTTTATATGGTGACTGTCTATACGCCCAATTCACAGAGTGAACTGGCAAGACTGTCCTACCGGATGGAATGGGAGGATGCCTTTTTCGCTTATCTGAAGAGGCTGGAGGAAAAGAAACCGGTTGTTTTCTGCGGCGATCTGAATGTGGCTCATCAGGAGATCGATCTGAAAAATCCCAGGACGAACCGCAGGAACGCCGGATTTACCGATGAGGAAAGAGAAAAGTTCGGTAATCTGCTGGCAGGCGGCTTTATCGATACCTTCCGTTATTTTTATCCGCATCAGGAAAACAGCTATTCCTGGTGGTCTTATCGATTCCGGGCCAGAGAAAAAAATGCCGGATGGCGGATCGATTATTTTCTTGTCTCTGATGTGCTGCGTGACCGGCTGGAGGATGCGCTGATCTATGCGGATGTATATGGTTCCGATCATTGTCCGGTAGGGCTTGAGATTAGATTATAAGCAATACTTATGATATGTATAATAAATATTGACTTTACTTATAAATAACAGTTGTGTATACTATATAGGTAAAAGAGGGAGTGAGGCTTTTACGCCTCACTTTTTTTATATTTGATTGTGCAGGATGGAGAGGAAGCTGCTGCCTGCGCAGTCGGTAAATGTATTTGAGAGGAGTCAGGGAAATGGTAAGAGCGGTTGTGGGAGCAAACTGGGGAGACGAAGGAAAAGGTAAGATCACGGATATGCTGGCAAAGGAGGCGGATATTATCGTCCGTTTTCAGGGCGGCGCCAATGCAGGACATACGATCGTAAACAATTATGGAAAATTTGCTCTGCATACATTGCCGTCGGGGGTATTTTACGGACACACGACAAGTATTATCGGAAACGGGGTGGCGCTGAATATTCCGGTATTGTTTGAAGAAATCAGATCGGTCACAGACAGAAATGTACCGGAGCCTAAAATACTCGTATCCGACCGGGCACAGATCGTCATGCCCTATCATATTTTATTTGACCAATACGAGGAGGAACGTCTGGGCGGTCGTTCGTTCGGTTCTACCAAATCGGGAATTGCGCCCTTTTATTCGGATAAATATGCGAAGATCGGGTTCCAGGTCAGCGAACTGTTTGACGACACTCTGTTGGAGGAAAAGGTAAAGAGTGTCTGTGAGATGAAAAATATACTGCTGGAACATTTGTATCATAAGCCTTTGCTTGACCCGCAGGAGCTGCTTGCGACTCTGCGCGGGTACAGAGAGATGGTTGCCCCCTATGTATGCGACGTATCCGCATATCTCGACCAGGCGGTCAGAGAGGGGAAAAATATTCTTCTCGAAGGACAGCTCGGCACATTGAAAGACCCGGATCACGGCATATATCCGATGGTGACGTCTTCCTCCACGCTGGCGGCTTACGGCGCAATCGGCGCAGGGATTCCGCCCTATGAGATCAGGCAGGTCATTACTGTGTGCAAGGCGTACTCCTCGGCGGTAGGCGCGGGCGCTTTTGTTTCCGAGATTTTCGGAGAGGAAGCGGATGAACTGCGCAGACGAGGCGGAGACGGCGGAGAATTCGGGGCGACGACGGGACGGCCGAGACGGATGGGCTGGTTCGACTGTGTTGCCTCCAGGTATGGCTGCCGTCTGCAGGGAACGACCGATGTGGCGTTTACTGTCCTGGATGTGCTTGGCTACCTGGATGAAATTCCGGTATGCGTAGGATATGAGATCAACGGGGAGGTGACGACAGAGTTTCCGGTCACGGCCAGACTGGCAAAGGCGAAACCGGTGCTCAAGTCTCTGCCAGGGTGGAAGACAGACATCCGCGGTGTTCAGAAATACGAACAGCTTCCCGAAAACTGCAGAAAATATATCGAATTTATCGAGGAACAGATCGGTTATCCGGTGACGATGGTCAGCAACGGACCGGGCCGCGACGACATCATTTATCGCGACAGTCCGCTCAGCCGTCGATAATGGGCAGGATCGCCCATAGATTTTTGATGATATAGTCAAGCCGGACATCGGCAGGTGCAGGCAGGCCGTGAGGGTTATACCAGCAGCAGGCGATACCGGCGTTGTTACCGCCGCGCATATCGCTGGTGAGAGAGTCGCCGATAATGACAGCGTCCTCCTTTCGGAAATTGGCAATCCGGGAGAAACTTTTATCGAAAAAGGCAGGGGACGGCTTTTCACATCCGAGTTCCTCAGAGATAAAGCAGCCGTCAAAATACTGGTCCAGACCGCTCAAAGCGAGCTTGTTTCTCTGTGTGGATGCCACACCGTTGGTGACGATATACTGTCTGTGTGTCTGATGAAGTCTCTGACAGAGAGCGAGCGAGTCGTCCAGGTAATAATAGGTGCTGCCAAGCAGCGTCTGATAGGTATCTTTGAAAAGGTCCGTATCGACGCCGGTGATGCCCATGGAGTCAAAGAAGCGGACGAAACGCTGAGCCAGCAGCTCATCCCGCGTGATCTCTCCCCGTTCCAGCATTTTCCAGAAGGAGAGATTGATCCTGGAGTAGGCGGCCAATAGCTCATCGCTGGGAGTGAGGCCGGCGTTCTCCAGACATGTGTCAAAGGCATATTTTTCGGAGGCGTTAAAGTCCAGAAGCGTATTGTCAATATCCCACAGTATTGTCGTATACATAGCTGATCTCCTGTTGTGCGCGCAAAGGCGGAGTGATGATGTGACAGGAAAATTCTAACAGATGCGGGGCGTAGATGCAAGGATGAACAACCTGGAATATTATAAAGTGTTCTATTATGTGGCAAAATGTGGCAGCCTGACACTGGCAGCCGAGGCGCTTTCCGTTTCCCAGCCTGCGGTGAGCCAGAGTCTGCGTCAGCTCGAACAATGGCTGGGGGCCAGTCTTTTTGTGCGCAGCGCGAAAGGCGTCCGGCTGACCCGGGAGGGAGAGCTGCTGCACTCTTATGTGGCCAAGGGCTATGAGCAGATTGTGCAGGGGGAAAAACTGTTGCAGCAGATGATGAATCTGGAGTTGGGAGAGATCAGGATCGGCGCCAGTGATATGACGCTGGAATTTTATCTTCTGCCCTATCTGGAACGGTTTCATGAACAATATTCCGGCATCAAAGTGAGAGTCACCAATGCGCCGACACCGGAAACGCTGCACTATCTGGAGGAAGGAAAGATTGATTTCGGGGTGGTGAGCACACCCTTTCCTGTGGACGAGGGGCTGTGTGCGCACGCGGTGAGAGAGATCGAGGACATTTTTGTGGCGGGGCGGCGGTTTATGTCATACAAATACAAGACGCTTGACTTGCAGGAGCTGGAGACGCTGCCGATCATTTCCCTGAGCGGCAATACGAGTACGAGAACTTATATGAATCACTACCTGCGGGAAAACGGTGTGGAACTGCATCCGGAGTTTGAACTTGCCACGAGCGATATGATCGTGCAGTTTGCACTGAGAAATCTCGGCGTGGGCAGTGTGATGAAAGACTTTGCCAGAAAGGAGCTGGAGTCGGGAAAACTGTTTGAGCTGCGCTTTAACAAAAGAATTCCCAAACGACAGTTCTGTGTCGTCACGAGACCGAAAAATCCGTTGTCGGCGGCGGCAAAAAATTTGCTGGCTTTGCTGGAAAGAGAGGAAGAGACAGATGATTAAAAATATCATATTTGACATTGGCAATGTATTGACACATTATACGTGGAAAAAGCATATCTGCAGTTTCGGATTTTCCGAAGAAGTCTGGCGGCGGGTTGCGGACGCTACGGTGAAAAGCGATCAATGGAATGAATT
The sequence above is a segment of the Lachnospiraceae bacterium JLR.KK008 genome. Coding sequences within it:
- a CDS encoding exodeoxyribonuclease III — its product is MKLISWNVNGLRACEGKGFSDFVRTQQPDILCVQETKLQQGQIELDLPEYEMYWNYAEKKGYSGTALFTKIKPTTVSYGIGVAEHDREGRVITAEYENFYMVTVYTPNSQSELARLSYRMEWEDAFFAYLKRLEEKKPVVFCGDLNVAHQEIDLKNPRTNRRNAGFTDEEREKFGNLLAGGFIDTFRYFYPHQENSYSWWSYRFRAREKNAGWRIDYFLVSDVLRDRLEDALIYADVYGSDHCPVGLEIRL
- a CDS encoding adenylosuccinate synthase, giving the protein MVRAVVGANWGDEGKGKITDMLAKEADIIVRFQGGANAGHTIVNNYGKFALHTLPSGVFYGHTTSIIGNGVALNIPVLFEEIRSVTDRNVPEPKILVSDRAQIVMPYHILFDQYEEERLGGRSFGSTKSGIAPFYSDKYAKIGFQVSELFDDTLLEEKVKSVCEMKNILLEHLYHKPLLDPQELLATLRGYREMVAPYVCDVSAYLDQAVREGKNILLEGQLGTLKDPDHGIYPMVTSSSTLAAYGAIGAGIPPYEIRQVITVCKAYSSAVGAGAFVSEIFGEEADELRRRGGDGGEFGATTGRPRRMGWFDCVASRYGCRLQGTTDVAFTVLDVLGYLDEIPVCVGYEINGEVTTEFPVTARLAKAKPVLKSLPGWKTDIRGVQKYEQLPENCRKYIEFIEEQIGYPVTMVSNGPGRDDIIYRDSPLSRR
- a CDS encoding YjjG family noncanonical pyrimidine nucleotidase, translated to MYTTILWDIDNTLLDFNASEKYAFDTCLENAGLTPSDELLAAYSRINLSFWKMLERGEITRDELLAQRFVRFFDSMGITGVDTDLFKDTYQTLLGSTYYYLDDSLALCQRLHQTHRQYIVTNGVASTQRNKLALSGLDQYFDGCFISEELGCEKPSPAFFDKSFSRIANFRKEDAVIIGDSLTSDMRGGNNAGIACCWYNPHGLPAPADVRLDYIIKNLWAILPIIDG
- a CDS encoding LysR family transcriptional regulator — its product is MRGVDARMNNLEYYKVFYYVAKCGSLTLAAEALSVSQPAVSQSLRQLEQWLGASLFVRSAKGVRLTREGELLHSYVAKGYEQIVQGEKLLQQMMNLELGEIRIGASDMTLEFYLLPYLERFHEQYSGIKVRVTNAPTPETLHYLEEGKIDFGVVSTPFPVDEGLCAHAVREIEDIFVAGRRFMSYKYKTLDLQELETLPIISLSGNTSTRTYMNHYLRENGVELHPEFELATSDMIVQFALRNLGVGSVMKDFARKELESGKLFELRFNKRIPKRQFCVVTRPKNPLSAAAKNLLALLEREEETDD